The Arachis hypogaea cultivar Tifrunner chromosome 19, arahy.Tifrunner.gnm2.J5K5, whole genome shotgun sequence genome has a window encoding:
- the LOC112776865 gene encoding uncharacterized protein isoform X1, which yields MDMEGLSLICASLGTVEEDDQGNRIGYVKGEYCLDNLKDLLRFLRRDDPQTREAFKQVCKWNKVSKDLIPIIEYYQEDRNLLLNAVKVLVFLTMPIEPGSTDIQQQLEYLWGLKSALTSSDVVAVVVSLLERPLENLEHDAFTEDDWKLVQLLLTLFRNILAVQEIPLQQSSAGFATEFLSVRDKFLELLFRENVMDILLVISQYVGGSSIYLQQDNLLLLEIFHYIFFGQDPVLIVKTHLHGAKVEENSQASLSSLQSIMEEEKKKKNICSLNNFSRHSQFSGTFSRLTMDGSKAVLKGNPNSSLNVTLKSKNITRAHAKKIAWDHPRFPPTKDKILELLQAFINQFLSGGYNVLMRSIREDIEKEHPAIQKSDVVVFFQVAEFVTSFQFHKYSASKSKEGGDTFETLGDKGVYSSDFNGQICGPIAASLNESMFQLVISKWRQAYEGLKETNDYKFLSAAGSLLKNMIRMLDLVLKLFPEDSKEPQTARILLYKLFYDQTEEGMTQFLLNLIKTFDNHKQPKSDLADLVEIIHKVVKLMDNLQSRGALRVSKKSKKIRKKKLPEVIESADKQIEEHSSIQNEDGICIGNESAESQPLQKDNPSNANPPGEEGIVVPDDSEHENVVEEFGNLDSLEPTENKNPKHANEDELDENVDSSDEEQLNTICEVDFKVSTLVSTFANHNIIQKLCWLLKFYKSNSLATNHYIISMLRRISDDLELHATFYQLSLLTTFYDILVEQKSCPCNEYADIVAFLNSLVRKMLKKMKKQPLLFVEILFWKTRRECHYINAEYLLDELGHLRKESRNWGSTQGDGEVGSSAAKVWTRRSIADALGDDEADVLITHEFGYQNNEEMLDDVIEGFVSTFGSKDGKDDNSEGKMLEDESQIAPRRKKKLILDGELEEQIKELFQKFKDDPQCSCRIAEALDQHGKISAAQIFNKLKKLGLKVRPKKKMRNSDEPSSTRPNVQKRKRVHAFSEDQEAQIRVLYEQFKDHRRCSFMIANSLDLAGKFTPAQVSRKLKQLGLSFPQKKSSGGEMLENGADLVDGSKDRMEESDDEKLISLIPRKKMKNVKVSIEQLHEQTSKDSLSKDDSDDEMLSSVRKKKMKIGQESNVEFQENTSEDTLSRDDPDNEMLSNFLKKNRRSLLASKHDDLESIQIEETMDSDSSHGGCKDLSERKKMKIGQESNVEFQENTSEDTLSRDDLDNEMLSNFLKKNRRSLLASKHDDLESIQIEERTMDSDSSHGGCKDLSESGERVDLMNSDKVEYHQVDPELVDSEDEVVVGAPPDNTVSRRKLRMVIDHEDDD from the exons ATGGACATGGAAGGATTATCGCTAATCTGCGCCTCCCTAGGCACCGTCGAGGAGGATGACCAAGGCAACCGCATAGGCTACGTCAAGGGAGAATACTGCCTCG ATAACCTGAAAGACTTGCTGAGGTTTCTGCGGCGCGACGACCCACAAACCCGTGAGGCGTTCAAGCAGGTGTGCAAATGGAACAAGGTTTCCAAGGATTTGATTCCGATCATTGAGTACTACCAGGAGGATCGAAATTTGCTTTTGAATGCAG tgaAGGTTTTGGTGTTCCTTACAATGCCAATAGAACCAGGTTCCACGGATATTCAGCAGCAGCTTGAGTATCTGTGGGGATTGAAGTCTGCACTGACGAGTAGTGATGTAGTTGCTGTGGTAGTGTCATTACTAGAAAGACCACTCGAGAATTTGGAACA TGATGCATTCACTGAGGATGATTGGAAATTGGTACAGCTACTGCTTACATTATTTAGAAATATCCTGGCTGTACAGGAAATCCCATTGCAACAGAGTTCAGCGGGATTTGCTACTGAGTTCTTATCAGTGAGAGATAAGTTTCTGGAACTGTTGTTCCGTGAAAATGTAATGGATATACTATTGGTTATATCTCAATATGTCGGTGGCTCCAGCATTTATCTCCAGCAGGATAACTTGCTTCTACTGGAAATTTTCCATTACATATTCTTCGGTCAGGATCCAGTGTTGATTGTTAAGACACATTTACATGGAGCAAAG GTGGAGGAAAACTCCCAAGCTTCTCTTAGCAGTCTCCAGTCCATTATggaggaggaaaagaagaaaaaaaatatctgTAGTCTCAACAATTTTAGTAGGCATTCTCAATTTAGTGGGACATTTTCAAGGCTTACCATG GATGGTTCTAAGGCAGTACTTAAAGGAAATCCTAATTCTTCTCTTAATGTAACGCTTAAATCAAAAAACATCACGCGAGCACATGCCAAAAAAATTGCATGGGACCATCCAAGGTTTCCTCCAACAAAGGATAAGATATTGGAGTTGCTTCAAGCATTTATTAATCAGTTCCTTTCTGGGGGATACAATG TTTTGATGCGGTCTATTCGTGAGGATATTGAAAAGGAGCATCCTGCAATTCAAAAAAGTGACGTTGTTGTTTTCTTTCAAGTGGCTGAATTTGTCACTTCATTTCAGTTTCACAAGTATTCAGCTTCTAAG AGTAAGGAGGGAGGGGATACATTTGAGACATTGGGCGACAAAGGTGTTTATTCCTCAGATTTCAACGGTCAAATATGTGGTCCAATTGCAGCATCCTTGAATGAGTCAATGTTTCAATTAGTGATCTCAAAGTGGCGCCAAGCCTATGAAGGTTTGAAGGAAACAAATGACTACAAGTTCCTATCTGCAGCTGGTTCACTTTTGAAAAACATG ATTCGCATGCTTGATTTAGTACTTAAATTATTTCCAGAAGACTCCAAGGAGCCACAAACAGCTCGCATCCTTCTTTACAAGTTATTTTATGATCAGACTGAGGAAGGGATGACTcagttcctcttgaatttgataaAAACTTTTGACAACCACAAACAACCCAAAAG TGATCTTGCAGATCTGGTGGAAATCATTCACAAGGTTGTAAAGCTAATGGATAATCTCCAATCTCGGGGAGCATTGAGG GTGtctaaaaaatcaaagaaaataagaaagaagaaacTTCCTGAAGTAATAGAATCCGCAGACAAACAAATTGAAGAGCATTCTAGCATTCAAAATGAGGATGGCATCTGTATTGGTAATGAATCAGCTGAAAGTCAGCCACTGCAAAAGGACAACCCATCAAATGCAAATCCCCCTGGTGAAGAAGGCATTGTTGTCCCTGATGATAGTGAACATGAAAatgttgttgaggagtttgggAACTTGGATAGTCTGGAGCCAACAGAAAACAAGAATCCCAAGCATGCTAATGAGGACGAGTTGGATGAAAACGTTGATTCTTCTGACGAAGAGCAATTAAATACAATTTGTGAAGTCGATTTCAAGGTCTCAACACTGGTCTCTACTTTTGCAAATCACAATATTATTCAGAAATTATGCTGGCTGCTGAAGTTTTATAAGAGCAATTCTCTTGCGACAAATCATTACATAATAAGCATGTTGCGAAGAATTAGCGATGACCTTGAACTCCATGCAACGTTCTACCAG TTGTCGCTGCTCACAACTTTTTATGACATCCTGGTTGAACAAAAATCATGCCCCTGCAATGAATATGCAGATATAGTTGCTTTCCTGAATAGTTTGGTGAGAAAAATgctaaagaaaatgaaaaagcaaCCACTACTGTTTGTTGAAATCCTTTTTTGGAAGACCCGACGGGAATGCCACTACATCAATGCTGAATACTTACTGGATGAGCTTGGTCATTTGAGGAAAGAAAGTAGGAACTGGGGTAGTACTCAAGGAGATGGAGAAGTTGGTTCATCCGCTGCAAAAGTATGGACTCGTAGAAGTATAGCTGATGCACTTGGTGACGATGAAGCTGATGTTCTGATCACTCATGAGTTCGGATATCAAAA cAACGAAGAAATGCTTGACGATGTTATTGAAGGCTTTGTTTCTACCTTTGGCAGTAAGGATGGCAAGGATGATAATAG TGAGGGGAAAATGTTGGAAGATGAATCTCAAATAGCtccaaggagaaagaaaaaacttATTCTTGATGGTGAATTGGAAGAACAAATCAAAGAGCTCTTTCAGAA ATTTAAAGATGATCCACAATGCAGTTGTCGTATTGCCGAAGCGCTAGATCAACATGGAAAAATCTCAGCGGCTCAAATTTTCAATAAGTTGAAAAAATTAGGACTAAAAGTTAGGCCTAAGAAAAAGATGCGCAATTCTGATGAACCCTCTTCAACTAGGCCTAATGT ccagaaaagaaaaagagtccaTGCTTTTAGTGAAGATCAAGAAGCTCAAATCAGAGTTTTATATGAACA ATTTAAAGATCACAGAAGATGTAGTTTCATGATAGCCAATTCACTGGATTTGGCTGGTAAATTCACACCTGCTCAAGTCTCTCGAAAACTTAAGCAGCTTGGCTTGTCTTTTCCTCAGAAGAAGAGCTCTGGAGGAGAAATGCTTGAAAATGGTGCAGATCTTGTGGATGGTTCAAAAGATAGAATGGAGGAATCTGATGATGAGAAATTGATATCATTGATCCCAAG gaaaaaaatgaagaatgtCAAAGTATCAATTGAGCAACTACATGAACAGACTAGCAAGGATAGTTTGTCAAAAGATGATTCTGATGATGAAATGCTCAGCTCTGTTCGAAA GAAAAAAATGAAGATTGGCCAGGAATCAAATGTTGAGTTTCAAGAAAATACCAGTGAAGATACATTGTCAAGAGACGATCCTGATAATGAAATGCTCAGCAATTTTCTCaa GAAAAATAGAAGATCCCTGCTTGCATCAAAGCACGATGACCTTGAATCTATCCAAATTGAGGAGACAATGGACAGCGATTCTTCTCATGGCGGCTGTAAAGATCTTTCGGAAAG GAAAAAAATGAAGATTGGCCAGGAATCAAATGTTGAGTTTCAAGAAAATACCAGTGAAGATACATTGTCAAGAGACGATCTTGATAATGAAATGCTCAGCAATTTTCTCaa GAAAAATAGAAGATCCCTGCTTGCATCAAAGCACGATGACCTTGAATCTATCCAAATTGAGGAGAGAACAATGGACAGCGATTCTTCTCATGGCGGCTGTAAAGATCTTTCGGAAAG TGGAGAGCGGGTAGATTTAATGAACTCGGACAAAGTAGAATATCATCAAGTGGATCCTGAATTGGTGGATTCGGAGGATGAAGTTGTTGTTGGTGCACCTCCTGATAATACTGTATCCAGAAGGAAGCTGAGAATGGTGATTGATCATGAGGACGACGACTAA
- the LOC112776865 gene encoding uncharacterized protein isoform X3, with amino-acid sequence MDMEGLSLICASLGTVEEDDQGNRIGYVKGEYCLDNLKDLLRFLRRDDPQTREAFKQVCKWNKVSKDLIPIIEYYQEDRNLLLNAVKVLVFLTMPIEPGSTDIQQQLEYLWGLKSALTSSDVVAVVVSLLERPLENLEHDAFTEDDWKLVQLLLTLFRNILAVQEIPLQQSSAGFATEFLSVRDKFLELLFRENVMDILLVISQYVGGSSIYLQQDNLLLLEIFHYIFFGQDPVLIVKTHLHGAKVEENSQASLSSLQSIMEEEKKKKNICSLNNFSRHSQFSGTFSRLTMDGSKAVLKGNPNSSLNVTLKSKNITRAHAKKIAWDHPRFPPTKDKILELLQAFINQFLSGGYNVLMRSIREDIEKEHPAIQKSDVVVFFQVAEFVTSFQFHKYSASKSKEGGDTFETLGDKGVYSSDFNGQICGPIAASLNESMFQLVISKWRQAYEGLKETNDYKFLSAAGSLLKNMIRMLDLVLKLFPEDSKEPQTARILLYKLFYDQTEEGMTQFLLNLIKTFDNHKQPKSDLADLVEIIHKVVKLMDNLQSRGALRVSKKSKKIRKKKLPEVIESADKQIEEHSSIQNEDGICIGNESAESQPLQKDNPSNANPPGEEGIVVPDDSEHENVVEEFGNLDSLEPTENKNPKHANEDELDENVDSSDEEQLNTICEVDFKVSTLVSTFANHNIIQKLCWLLKFYKSNSLATNHYIISMLRRISDDLELHATFYQLSLLTTFYDILVEQKSCPCNEYADIVAFLNSLVRKMLKKMKKQPLLFVEILFWKTRRECHYINAEYLLDELGHLRKESRNWGSTQGDGEVGSSAAKVWTRRSIADALGDDEADVLITHEFGYQNNEEMLDDVIEGFVSTFGSKDGKDDNSEGKMLEDESQIAPRRKKKLILDGELEEQIKELFQKFKDDPQCSCRIAEALDQHGKISAAQIFNKLKKLGLKVRPKKKMRNSDEPSSTRPNVQKRKRVHAFSEDQEAQIRVLYEQFKDHRRCSFMIANSLDLAGKFTPAQVSRKLKQLGLSFPQKKSSGGEMLENGADLVDGSKDRMEESDDEKLISLIPRKKMKNVKVSIEQLHEQTSKDSLSKDDSDDEMLSSVRKKKMKNVKVSIEQLHEQTSKDSLSKDDSDDEMLSSVRKKKMKIGQESNVEFQENTSEDTLSRDDLDNEMLSNFLKKNRRSLLASKHDDLESIQIEERTMDSDSSHGGCKDLSESGERVDLMNSDKVEYHQVDPELVDSEDEVVVGAPPDNTVSRRKLRMVIDHEDDD; translated from the exons ATGGACATGGAAGGATTATCGCTAATCTGCGCCTCCCTAGGCACCGTCGAGGAGGATGACCAAGGCAACCGCATAGGCTACGTCAAGGGAGAATACTGCCTCG ATAACCTGAAAGACTTGCTGAGGTTTCTGCGGCGCGACGACCCACAAACCCGTGAGGCGTTCAAGCAGGTGTGCAAATGGAACAAGGTTTCCAAGGATTTGATTCCGATCATTGAGTACTACCAGGAGGATCGAAATTTGCTTTTGAATGCAG tgaAGGTTTTGGTGTTCCTTACAATGCCAATAGAACCAGGTTCCACGGATATTCAGCAGCAGCTTGAGTATCTGTGGGGATTGAAGTCTGCACTGACGAGTAGTGATGTAGTTGCTGTGGTAGTGTCATTACTAGAAAGACCACTCGAGAATTTGGAACA TGATGCATTCACTGAGGATGATTGGAAATTGGTACAGCTACTGCTTACATTATTTAGAAATATCCTGGCTGTACAGGAAATCCCATTGCAACAGAGTTCAGCGGGATTTGCTACTGAGTTCTTATCAGTGAGAGATAAGTTTCTGGAACTGTTGTTCCGTGAAAATGTAATGGATATACTATTGGTTATATCTCAATATGTCGGTGGCTCCAGCATTTATCTCCAGCAGGATAACTTGCTTCTACTGGAAATTTTCCATTACATATTCTTCGGTCAGGATCCAGTGTTGATTGTTAAGACACATTTACATGGAGCAAAG GTGGAGGAAAACTCCCAAGCTTCTCTTAGCAGTCTCCAGTCCATTATggaggaggaaaagaagaaaaaaaatatctgTAGTCTCAACAATTTTAGTAGGCATTCTCAATTTAGTGGGACATTTTCAAGGCTTACCATG GATGGTTCTAAGGCAGTACTTAAAGGAAATCCTAATTCTTCTCTTAATGTAACGCTTAAATCAAAAAACATCACGCGAGCACATGCCAAAAAAATTGCATGGGACCATCCAAGGTTTCCTCCAACAAAGGATAAGATATTGGAGTTGCTTCAAGCATTTATTAATCAGTTCCTTTCTGGGGGATACAATG TTTTGATGCGGTCTATTCGTGAGGATATTGAAAAGGAGCATCCTGCAATTCAAAAAAGTGACGTTGTTGTTTTCTTTCAAGTGGCTGAATTTGTCACTTCATTTCAGTTTCACAAGTATTCAGCTTCTAAG AGTAAGGAGGGAGGGGATACATTTGAGACATTGGGCGACAAAGGTGTTTATTCCTCAGATTTCAACGGTCAAATATGTGGTCCAATTGCAGCATCCTTGAATGAGTCAATGTTTCAATTAGTGATCTCAAAGTGGCGCCAAGCCTATGAAGGTTTGAAGGAAACAAATGACTACAAGTTCCTATCTGCAGCTGGTTCACTTTTGAAAAACATG ATTCGCATGCTTGATTTAGTACTTAAATTATTTCCAGAAGACTCCAAGGAGCCACAAACAGCTCGCATCCTTCTTTACAAGTTATTTTATGATCAGACTGAGGAAGGGATGACTcagttcctcttgaatttgataaAAACTTTTGACAACCACAAACAACCCAAAAG TGATCTTGCAGATCTGGTGGAAATCATTCACAAGGTTGTAAAGCTAATGGATAATCTCCAATCTCGGGGAGCATTGAGG GTGtctaaaaaatcaaagaaaataagaaagaagaaacTTCCTGAAGTAATAGAATCCGCAGACAAACAAATTGAAGAGCATTCTAGCATTCAAAATGAGGATGGCATCTGTATTGGTAATGAATCAGCTGAAAGTCAGCCACTGCAAAAGGACAACCCATCAAATGCAAATCCCCCTGGTGAAGAAGGCATTGTTGTCCCTGATGATAGTGAACATGAAAatgttgttgaggagtttgggAACTTGGATAGTCTGGAGCCAACAGAAAACAAGAATCCCAAGCATGCTAATGAGGACGAGTTGGATGAAAACGTTGATTCTTCTGACGAAGAGCAATTAAATACAATTTGTGAAGTCGATTTCAAGGTCTCAACACTGGTCTCTACTTTTGCAAATCACAATATTATTCAGAAATTATGCTGGCTGCTGAAGTTTTATAAGAGCAATTCTCTTGCGACAAATCATTACATAATAAGCATGTTGCGAAGAATTAGCGATGACCTTGAACTCCATGCAACGTTCTACCAG TTGTCGCTGCTCACAACTTTTTATGACATCCTGGTTGAACAAAAATCATGCCCCTGCAATGAATATGCAGATATAGTTGCTTTCCTGAATAGTTTGGTGAGAAAAATgctaaagaaaatgaaaaagcaaCCACTACTGTTTGTTGAAATCCTTTTTTGGAAGACCCGACGGGAATGCCACTACATCAATGCTGAATACTTACTGGATGAGCTTGGTCATTTGAGGAAAGAAAGTAGGAACTGGGGTAGTACTCAAGGAGATGGAGAAGTTGGTTCATCCGCTGCAAAAGTATGGACTCGTAGAAGTATAGCTGATGCACTTGGTGACGATGAAGCTGATGTTCTGATCACTCATGAGTTCGGATATCAAAA cAACGAAGAAATGCTTGACGATGTTATTGAAGGCTTTGTTTCTACCTTTGGCAGTAAGGATGGCAAGGATGATAATAG TGAGGGGAAAATGTTGGAAGATGAATCTCAAATAGCtccaaggagaaagaaaaaacttATTCTTGATGGTGAATTGGAAGAACAAATCAAAGAGCTCTTTCAGAA ATTTAAAGATGATCCACAATGCAGTTGTCGTATTGCCGAAGCGCTAGATCAACATGGAAAAATCTCAGCGGCTCAAATTTTCAATAAGTTGAAAAAATTAGGACTAAAAGTTAGGCCTAAGAAAAAGATGCGCAATTCTGATGAACCCTCTTCAACTAGGCCTAATGT ccagaaaagaaaaagagtccaTGCTTTTAGTGAAGATCAAGAAGCTCAAATCAGAGTTTTATATGAACA ATTTAAAGATCACAGAAGATGTAGTTTCATGATAGCCAATTCACTGGATTTGGCTGGTAAATTCACACCTGCTCAAGTCTCTCGAAAACTTAAGCAGCTTGGCTTGTCTTTTCCTCAGAAGAAGAGCTCTGGAGGAGAAATGCTTGAAAATGGTGCAGATCTTGTGGATGGTTCAAAAGATAGAATGGAGGAATCTGATGATGAGAAATTGATATCATTGATCCCAAG gaaaaaaatgaagaatgtCAAAGTATCAATTGAGCAACTACATGAACAGACTAGCAAGGATAGTTTGTCAAAAGATGATTCTGATGATGAAATGCTCAGCTCTGTTCGAAA gaaaaaaatgaagaatgtCAAAGTATCAATTGAGCAACTACATGAACAGACTAGCAAGGATAGTTTGTCAAAAGATGATTCTGATGATGAAATGCTCAGCTCTGTTCGAAA GAAAAAAATGAAGATTGGCCAGGAATCAAATGTTGAGTTTCAAGAAAATACCAGTGAAGATACATTGTCAAGAGACGATCTTGATAATGAAATGCTCAGCAATTTTCTCaa GAAAAATAGAAGATCCCTGCTTGCATCAAAGCACGATGACCTTGAATCTATCCAAATTGAGGAGAGAACAATGGACAGCGATTCTTCTCATGGCGGCTGTAAAGATCTTTCGGAAAG TGGAGAGCGGGTAGATTTAATGAACTCGGACAAAGTAGAATATCATCAAGTGGATCCTGAATTGGTGGATTCGGAGGATGAAGTTGTTGTTGGTGCACCTCCTGATAATACTGTATCCAGAAGGAAGCTGAGAATGGTGATTGATCATGAGGACGACGACTAA